In a single window of the Oryctolagus cuniculus chromosome 2, mOryCun1.1, whole genome shotgun sequence genome:
- the CLDN23 gene encoding claudin-23 yields the protein MRTPVVMTLGMVLAPCALLLNLTSTLAPGWRLVKGFLDQPVDVVQFQGLWDLCREQSSRERECGQPDEWGYFAAQPVLVARGLMVTSLATTALGLLLATLGVRCWRDEPHFALAGLSGIVFFAAGLFSLIPVSWYNHFLADRAVLPAPASPVTVQVSYSLVLGYLGSCLLLLGGFSLALSLAPWCEERCQGCRKAPPAGPRRGSISTVYVDWPEPALTPAIKYYSEGQHRPPPAAQQQHGAAAKPRVGFPMPKPRLQTCYTNPVDVLDSESHKAADSQGASSRSTRPCHSSLPCDSDL from the coding sequence ATGCGGACGCCGGTGGTGATGACGCTGGGCATGGTGCTGGCGCCCTGCGCGCTGCTGCTCAACCTGACCAGCACGCTGGCACCCGGCTGGCGGCTGGTGAAGGGCTTCCTGGACCAGCCGGTGGACGTGGTGCAGTTCCAGGGCCTGTGGGACTTGTGCCGCGAGCAGAGCAGCCGCGAGCGCGAGTGCGGCCAGCCCGACGAGTGGGGCTACTTCGCCGCCCAGCCGGTGCTCGTGGCCCGGGGTCTCATGGTCACGTCGCTGGCCACCAcggccctggggctgctgctggccacGCTGGGCGTGCGGTGCTGGCGGGACGAGCCCCACTTCGCGCTGGCCGGCCTCTCGGGCATCGTATTCTTCGCCGCCGGCCTCTTCAGCCTCATCCCGGTCTCCTGGTACAACCACTTCTTGGCGGACCGCGCCGTCCTGCCCGCCCCGGCCAGCCCGGTCACGGTGCAGGTCAGCTACAGCCTGGTGCTGGGATACCTGGgcagctgcctgctgctgctggggggcTTCTCGCTGGCGCTCAGCTTGGCGCCCTGGTGCGAGGAGCGCTGCCAGGGCTGCCGCAAGGCGCCTCCCGCCGGCCCGCGCCGCGGTAGCATCAGCACCGTCTACGTGGACTGGCCCGAGCCCGCACTCACGCCCGCCATCAAGTACTACAGCGAAGGCCAGCACCGGCCGCCGCCGGCCGCTCAGCAGCAGCACGGCGCGGCGGCCAAGCCCAGGGTCGGCTTCCCCATGCCGAAGCCGCGGCTGCAGACCTGCTACACCAACCCGGTGGACGTGCTGGACAGCGAGAGCCACAAGGCAGCCGACTCCCAGGGCGCCTCGTCGCGCAGCACCCGGCCCTGCCACAGCTCGCTGCCCTGTGACTCCGACCTGTAG